The Prevotella herbatica genome contains the following window.
TTTGGTTTGCGTAACTTTTTGTTGGCATTTGGATTTACTATAACTTTTATACCTTTTTCTTTTAGTGTGATTTCAATATCTTTTCCTGTCATTACAGGATCTCCGTCATAGTGGATATATCCAGGTTCTTTGCGATGTATGCTTAGATGTTTGCACTTAAAAGTCTTTATCTTTGAATTTTTATCCAAAGTCTTGTTGAACATGTCTATGCTTATCTGTGGTGCTTCAATTACATCAAATGGTTCCATAACAATTATATCCATCAAGCCATCGCTCATTGATGCTTGAGGTGCTATATATGCATTGTTTCCGTATTGTGATGCATTGGCGCATGATATGAGAAATGCTTTTAGACGTGTAATGCCTTTTTCATCTTGTATTTCATAAGTTTCAGGCTTATATTTCAGCCCCTCTTTTAAAACGTTTTCTACGTAGGTTATAGGACCGCGTTTACCAGCTTCTGCAAACTTATGGCTTACAAAAGCATCAAATCCCATTCCGCATGTGCAGAAAAAAGGAATATCGTTTATTATGCCATAATCAAGTTGATGTATTTCGCACAGATTAATTATCTGGATAGCTTTTGCTAAGTTCATTGGTAGCATCAAGTGTCTTGCCAGTCCGTTTCCCGAGCCACATGGAATTATACCGATTGCAGTGTTTGAATTTACGATGGCTCTAGCCACTTCATTCACTGTTCCGTCACCACCTACAGCTACGACGATGTCAATGTTGTCGTCTTTAGCTTTAGATGCAATTTCTGACGCATGTCCAGCATATTTTGTAAGTGAAATCTCATAATCGAATATATCATGATTGATATATTTATCAATCAAGCTCGGTATTCCGGATTTATTAACCGTACCCGAGATAGGATTCATTATAAAAATTATCTTCTTTTTTTCCATGAGTTTATTATCTGCTGCAAAATTAATAAAATTGTATTATAAATGTGTTTTACCTTTGATTATTTTCACTATTTGGTATATTTCTTATGAAAAGTGGAGAATTATTGGTTCTTTTTTGTATCTTTGCAGCCTAAAATGAATATAAAGTAGTTTACTACACCTATTAAAATGGGACAGTTACAAGAAAGATACAAAAA
Protein-coding sequences here:
- a CDS encoding diacylglycerol/lipid kinase family protein yields the protein MEKKKIIFIMNPISGTVNKSGIPSLIDKYINHDIFDYEISLTKYAGHASEIASKAKDDNIDIVVAVGGDGTVNEVARAIVNSNTAIGIIPCGSGNGLARHLMLPMNLAKAIQIINLCEIHQLDYGIINDIPFFCTCGMGFDAFVSHKFAEAGKRGPITYVENVLKEGLKYKPETYEIQDEKGITRLKAFLISCANASQYGNNAYIAPQASMSDGLMDIIVMEPFDVIEAPQISIDMFNKTLDKNSKIKTFKCKHLSIHRKEPGYIHYDGDPVMTGKDIEITLKEKGIKVIVNPNANKKLRKPNAVQNAAAELFNEINIFRKDINRQKRHILAINKVIQRRLNL